In Cryptomeria japonica chromosome 5, Sugi_1.0, whole genome shotgun sequence, the genomic window ctctccttaattttcttgtttcttctgcaggtgattgattaattttagtttcatatagtctttaattttttattttttatctaatggtttattgaatgatcattgacctagctttatttttttatttcagggggcaccgttttcatcaagtccattgatgcctccacccattgcaagaatgccacctacctatgtgagcagatagaggaggtgattgaagatgtgggtgaggagaacgtggtacaggtggtaactgacaatgcagcaaattatgttgctgcgggtaaacttttgattacaaactaattttgtttgcaaattaattactatcttgtagtttgtacctcctttaattacaatttacaatgcaacaaattatgttgctgcaagtagactattgatggagaggcacccatctatagtttggactccatgtgctgctcattgcattgacctcatgttggaggatattggaaaaatcccatgggtcaagagatgtgtagaaagggcaagaaatgtctgcaaatttgtatataatcattcatgggtgttggctcttatgagacaatacatagAGTAGAAGGAGTTgcatcgtccaggaatcacaagatttgccacaaatttcctcacattgcagtccatgcttaggtctaagtctgccttgagacgtatgattgttggtgaggagtggtcttcctcatcctatgctaccacccctgcagggatagagatggcagactgcatttttgatgagcaaggcttttgggtcccttgtgatgagatagtgaaggtaatttttttataaattctacaatttagcttcatgttttataacttattatatgtattctcttatttgctcatttttctaaattacacaatattttcaattttgcagtttgttaagcccttggtggttttgttgcgagttgcggatggagataagcccgcaatgggctatatatatgagggcatggatagggcgaaggaggccatcagattcgtctatggagcagatgagagcaagtatggtcccatttgggagatcattgataggagatggcatcatcagctacataggcccatccatgcggtagcctattatctgaatccgacATTCCGTTTTATCTattctttcaaggctgatgcggaggtccttaatgggctatatgcaatcatggagaagatgggacctgctggtacttctcagatagacctttttcgagagctacagatgtttttagatgcacaaggggagaccttctctcgtcctgtcgccaaagacggtaggacaactatgatgccaggtaaaaataaattgttaggcttaattttagttttattcaatactatattgtaacttgttaaatgagttcatgagtgagactgattttatttatttttctcatttcaaactcagatcattggtggaacttttttggcccagagacaccaaatgttcagaagttggccattcgtatcttgagccaaccatgcagcgcatcaggttgtgagcgcaattggagtatgtttgagcacatacactccaagaggcgcaatggattatctgtggagaagatgaatgatctcgtctttgttcactacaacctctgcctgagaatgagaaagaatgcaacagttgacatgtctcctatcattctagatgaggttgatcttgaagcagagtgggccaatgagaatcagacagctcctGAGACTCCTATagctgtatttagtgatgatgacattgattggatcgaccaggtagatatagaggctgaggctgtagccatggcagaggaggagcagagagcacgagcagagacaggaaatactgagactcagagtgacacagccgttcctgatgttggtgagcatgacacagccgtccctgatgttggtgagcatggcatggtgtcacggggagcgactatggctgctgaatcatccaggacctactttaaacgccttcgcagggggccagggcgagagggtgcacggccctctcagccataggcttgtacacttgtagttgtatttagtatttactattttcctttggtatttgtatgaaacatttgatgatgatcatatgatgacatggattttttatttcatgagttttgtaatattatatacatttgacaatatttatatatctatgtttcttattttcttcagctacaatttgcgtttatgcttatgtgattgatgtatacttgtgtatgtaatcaaatgagccgagtttaatgatgtttttttgtctttaaggtgtattctataaagggtgtctgaaacaagttttaattctttaaaaatctctaaatttcttgagtttttcactttcccgagtctagccgagtctgacgccgagtcccgagtccgagtccgagtcggccttgccgagttcgagccgagtccgagtcccatttCTTTGGTGCATAGTCATTGAGAGACGATCTTAAGAGAGTGGATCTATAAATTTGAAGGCAATTTGGAAAATGTAGTTGACGAACAAGATGTTGGAAAGGTCCTTTGGATTTGAGGAGTATAGATTAGAGGTTCACTCCCATAAGTATACTTTGAAAGTTACGATCAAGCAAATCTTGGCCTTCCCGTAGATCTTCAAGAAAATTCTAGTTTAGAACATGAGGCGTCAAGTAATGCTTCTATCCATAGATGatccaaagaaagaaaaagaaacttTAGACAATAAAGCTAGGAAAACCCAAGAGATACATTGCCTTACAAGTTGTAGCTATGGCAGATGTGATTGTTGGGAATCAATCTCAGCTAGAGAATAGCTTGAGAATTACCAAGAGATCAAAGGCTACCCAATGCTCTTAGAACATTTGAAGATTGAACTACCCCTTCAAGAAGAGGCTTCTCTA contains:
- the LOC131062633 gene encoding uncharacterized protein LOC131062633, translating into MLRSKSALRRMIVGEEWSSSSYATTPAGIEMADCIFDEQGFWVPCDEIVKFVKPLVVLLRVADGDKPAMGYIYEGMDRAKEAIRFVYGADESKYGPIWEIIDRRWHHQLHRPIHAVAYYLNPTFRFIYSFKADAEVLNGLYAIMEKMGPAGTSQIDLFRELQMFLDAQGETFSRPVAKDGRTTMMPDHWWNFFGPETPNVQKLAIRILSQPCSASGCERNWSMFEHIHSKRRNGLSVEKMNDLVFVHYNLCLRMRKNATVDMSPIILDEVDLEAEWANENQTAPETPIAVFSDDDIDWIDQVDIEAEAVAMAEEEQRARAETGNTETQSDTAVPDVGEHDTAVPDVGEHGMVSRGATMAAESSRTYFKRLRRGPGREGARPSQP